The Cygnus atratus isolate AKBS03 ecotype Queensland, Australia chromosome 7, CAtr_DNAZoo_HiC_assembly, whole genome shotgun sequence genome includes a window with the following:
- the PRLHR gene encoding prolactin-releasing peptide receptor has translation MTWVIASSSCGQQLTADDKRREMMNSDNLTSRSFLSAIHSNASNLFSGLQFVQSFKPLIIPCYSLVVFIGVIGNYLLIYVICKTKKMHNVTSFLVGNLAFSDMLMCATCVPLTLAYAFEPRGWVYGRFMCYFVFLMQPVTVFVSVFTLTVIAVDRYYAMVHPFRRRLTIPICAYILAAIWLLSCTLAAPALVHTYHAEFPELDFSICEEFWFHMKRDRLAYAYSTLIITYVLPLAVISLSYLRISVKLKNRVVPGNVTQGQAEWDRARRRKTFRLLVLVVTAFGVCWLPLHIFNMIKDIDISLIDKQYFNFIQLLCHWFAMMSACTNAFLYAWLHDSFRGELKKMFAWRKKKIGPTTNCIMASVVL, from the coding sequence CTGACGGCAGACGACAAAAGGAGGGAAATGATGAATTCGGACAATTTAACCTCCCGAAGCTTCCTCTCTGCAATTCATAGCAATGCCAGCAATTTATTCTCAGGGCTCCAGTTTGTTCAGTCCTTCAAGCCACTCATCATCCCTTGCTACTCCCTAGTGGTTTTTATCGGTGTCATTGGGAATTATCTTCTCATTTATGTCatctgcaaaaccaaaaaaatgcacaatgtgACCAGCTTTCTGGTGGGCAATCTGGCTTTCTCCGACATGCTCATGTGTGCAACCTGTGTGCCCCTGACACTCGCATATGCCTTTGAGCCCAGAGGATGGGTGTACGGGCGTTTCATGTGCTACTTCGTTTTCCTGATGCAGCCTGTCACCGTGTTTGTGTCTGTCTTCACCTTGACTGTCATAGCTGTGGATAGGTACTACGCCATGGTACACCCCTTCCGGAGGAGGCTCACCATCCCTATTTGTGCTTACATCCTGGCTGCCATTTGGCTGCTGAGCTGCACCttggctgccccagccctggtccACACTTACCACGCAGAATTCCCAGAGCTGGACTTCTCCATCTGCGAGGAGTTTTGGTTCCACATGAAAAGAGACCGCTTGGCTTACGCCTACAGCACTCTCATCATCACCTACGTGCTGCCCTTGGCCGTCATCTCCCTGTCCTACCTGAGGATCTCGGTCAAGCTGAAAAACCGCGTGGTCCCAGGCAACGTCACCCAGGGCCAGGCTGAGTGGGACCGAGCAAGGAGGAGAAAGACTTTTCGCTTGCTTGTCTTAGTGGTGACAGCCTTTGGAGTCTGCTGGCTGCCTTTGCACATCTTCAACATGATCAAGGACATAGATATCAGCTTAATTGACAAGCAGTACTTCAATTTCATCCAGCTGCTGTGCCACTGGTTTGCAATGATGTCTGCTTGTACCAATGCCTTCCTCTATGCCTGGCTCCATGACAGCTTCAGAGGggagctgaagaaaatgtttgcctggagaaagaagaaaattggaCCCACTACAAACTGCATTATGGCCAGTGTGGTGCTGTAA